A genomic region of Glycine max cultivar Williams 82 chromosome 15, Glycine_max_v4.0, whole genome shotgun sequence contains the following coding sequences:
- the LOC102661076 gene encoding uncharacterized protein isoform X2: MCLEELYMGGCYNIEWEVEGRKSESNNAKVRELQNLHNLTTLEISFKDTSVLPRDFQFPAKLERYKIWIGNISKWYWSQNWYGEALGPSRMLKLTDYRWTSRLLFTTVEDLSFAKLKGVKDLLYDLDVEGFPQLKHLYIQDNDELLHLINPRRLMNPHSAFLNLETLVLNNLCKIEEICHGPMQTQSFAKLKVIKVTCCHWLKNLFLYSITGNLSQLHEMKISGCKGMTKIIDVEKQEDQKELLQIVLPELHSVTLLGLLELQSFYCSVAVDQGNPSSQSIPLALFNQQEIKVHWREVPTEKGTSLPMEKGTHHYLLLFIDCL, translated from the exons ATGTGCTTAGAAGAATTGTACATGGGAGGTTGCTATAACATTGAATGGGaggttgaaggaagaaaaagtgaAAGCAACAACGCTAAAGTACGTGAATTACAGAATTTGCATAATTTGACAACTTTGGAGATATCATTCAAAGATACTTCGGTTTTGCCAAGGGACTTCCAGTTCCCTGCGAAGCTCGAAAGATACAAAATATGGATTGGTAATATTTCGAAATGGTATTGGTCTCAAAATTGGTATGGTGAAGCTCTTGGACCCTCAAGAATGCTCAAACTCACAGACTATCGGTGGACGAGCAGATTGTTGTTCACCACAGTTGAGGACTTGAGCTTTGCTAAATTAAAGGGTGTTAAGGATTTGTTGTATGATTTGGATGTGGAAGGTTTTCCTCAATTAAAGCATCTGTATATCCAAGATAATGATGAATTGTTGCACCTCATTAACCCAAGAAGGTTGATGAATCCCCATTCTGCATTCCTCAATTTGGAGACTTTGGTTCTTAACAATCTATGTAAGATTGAAGAAATATGTCATGGTCCAATGCAGACACAATCTTTTGCAAAGCTAAAAGTTATTAAAGTTACATGTTGTCATTGGTTGAAGAATCTATTTTTGTATTCCATCACGGGAAACCTTTCTCAACTTCATGAGATGAAAATTTCTGGTTGTAAAGGTATGACAAAGATCATAGATGTGGAAAAACAAGAGGATCAGAAAGAACTTCTCCAGATTGTTCTCCCTGAATTGCATTCTGTCACTTTACTAGGTTTACTTGAGCTTCAGAGTTTCTATTGTTCTGTAGCAGTCGATCAGGGTAATCCATCCAGTCAGAGCATTCCTTTGGCACTGTTTAATCAACAG gaaatcaaagtgcactggagagaagttcctacggagaaaggtacaagtcttcctatggagaaaggtacacatcattatctattattgtttattgattgtttgtga
- the LOC121173564 gene encoding probable disease resistance protein At5g63020, whose protein sequence is MDINQAIKGQIGYISSYEENIEKLITEVQTLKDTQESVQHRVVEAERNGDKIENIVQNWLKKANEIVAAANKVIDVEGTRWCLGQYCPYLWTRCQLSKSFEKMTKEISDVIEKGKFDTISYRDAPDVTITPFSRGYEALESRTSMLNEIKEILKDPKMYMIGVHGMGGVGKTTLVNELAWQVKKDGLFVAVAIANITNSPNVKRIQGQIADALLDRKLEKETEGGRATELRQRIKKQEKFLLF, encoded by the exons ATGGATATCAATCAGGCCATTAAG GGTCAAATTGGGTACATATCCTCCTACGAGGAAAACATTGAAAAGCTTATAACCGAGGTTCAAACTCTGAAGGATACTCAAGAAAGTGTGCAACACCGGGTTGTTGAGGCCGAAAGGAACGGAGACAAGATTGAAAATATTGTTCAGAACTGGCTCAAGAAAGCAAATGAAATTGTTGCTGCTGCAAATAAAGTTATTGATGTTGAAGGAACTAGATGGTGTCTGGGACAATATTGTCCCTATCTGTGGACAAGATGTCAGCTGAGCAAGAGTTttgaaaaaatgacaaaagagaTTTCAGATGTCATAGAGAAAGGAAAATTTGATACAATTTCTTACCGTGATGCCCCTGATGTCACAATTACACCATTTTCTAGAGGTTATGAAGCACTGGAGTCCAGAACATCAATGCTGAATGAGATTAAGGAAATTCTTAAGGATCCTAAAATGTACATGATTGGGGTGCATGGGATGGGTGGCGTGGGTAAAACCACTCTTGTGAATGAGTTAGCTTGGCAAGTAAAGAAAGATGGATTATTTGTTGCTGTAGCCATAGCCAATATAACCAATTCTCCAAATGTGAAAAGAATTCAAGGCCAAATTGCTGATGCTTTGTTGGATCGGAAACTTGAAAAAGAGACAGAAGGTGGAAGAGCAACAGAACTGCGTCAAAGGATAAAAAAGCAAGAGAAGTTCTTATTATTCTAG
- the LOC102661076 gene encoding probable disease resistance protein At4g27220 isoform X1, with amino-acid sequence MDTQKDFNLTALLEEESWKLFQKIAGNVVNEVGIKPIAEEVAKCCAGLPLLITALGKGLRKKEVHAWRVALKQLKEFKHKEFENNVYPALKLSYDFLDTEELKLLFLFIGSFGLNEIHTEDLLICCWGLGFYGGVHTLMEARDTHYTFINELRASSLLLEGKPEWVGMHDVVRDVAKSIASKSLPTDPTYPTYADQFRKCHYIRFQSSLTQVQADNFFSGMMKEVMTLILYEMSFTPFLPPSLNLLINVRSLNLRRCKLGDIRMVAKLSNLEILSLAGSSIAELPGEIKHLTRLCLLNLTYCDSLSHSYKSYIKFDVLRRIVHGRLL; translated from the coding sequence ATGGACACTCAAAAAGATTTTAATCTTACAGCTTTACTGGAGGAGGAAAGTTGGAAGTTGTTCCAGAAAATAGCAGGTAATGTTGTTAATGAAGTTGGTATAAAACCAATTGCAGAAGAAGTGGCAAAATGTTGTGCTGGTTTGCCTCTTTTGATCACAGCCTTGGGAAAGGGTTTGAGAAAAAAGGAAGTCCATGCTTGGAGGGTTGCCCTGAAACAACTAAAGGAATTTAAGCATAAAGAGTTTGAGAATAATGTCTACCCTGCTTTGAAGTTAAGTTATGATTTTTTAGACACAGAGGAATTGAAGTTACTATTCTTATTCATTGGTTCTTTTGGACTAAATGAGATCCACACTGAAGATTTGTTAATATGTTGTTGGGGGTTGGGCTTTTATGGTGGCGTGCACACATTGATGGAGGCAAGAGACACACATTACACATTCATAAATGAGCTTAGGGCCTCTTCATTATTGCTTGAAGGTAAACCTGAATGGGTTGGAATGCATGATGTTGTGCGTGACGTGGCTAAATCAATTGCATCTAAGTCTCTTCCGACCGACCCGACCTATCCCACCTATGCAGATCAGTTTCGCAAGTGCCATTATATTAGATTTCAGTCTTCTTTGACTCAAGTCCAAGCTGATAACTTTTTCTCTGGGATGATGAAAGAAGTGATGACTTTGATCTTATATGAAATGTCCTTCACCCCTTTCCTACCCCCTTCTCTCAATCTCTTGATAAACGTTCGCTCATTGAATCTAAGAAGATGTAAATTAGGTGACATAAGGATGGTGGCAAAACTCTCAAATTTAGAAATTCTTTCCTTGGCGGGGTCTAGTATTGCAGAGCTCCCAGGAGAAATAAAACATCTGACTCGTCTTTGTTTGCTAAATTTAACATACTGTGATTCACTGAGTCATTCCTACAAATCTTATATCAAGTTTGATGTGCTTAGAAGAATTGTACATGGGAGGTTGCTATAA
- the LOC121173511 gene encoding uncharacterized protein — protein MGSTNGNFPANLPILDGKNWSKWSVQMKVIFAYQEVQEVVDEGYPALVEGATEAQRAVHRENKKKDNKALFFIHQCIDNAHFEKIASAKTSHEAWKILEKCNEGADQLKKVQLQTLRRQYELMQMNVTEKVAEFFNRVIALTNSMKVSGETVTDQMIVEKILRTLIPKFDHVVVAIEESKNLATLKVEELQGSLEAYEQRMLERQSDRSQDQALQAQTWKRGGLSGKKGNRGRGRSREYRSNYGSSGKQSQNNEENDQSESSSRRGGSQNWQGGKKKVD, from the coding sequence ATGGGATCAACCAATGGTAACTTCCCTGCAAACCTTCCCATTCTTGACGGCAAAAACTGGAGCAAGTGGAGTGTCCAGATGAAGGTGATATTCGCATATCAAGAAGTCCAAGAAGTGGTTGATGAAGGTTATCCTGCACTTGTAGAAGGTGCAACAGAAGCACAAAGGGCTGTGCATCGggaaaacaagaagaaagataataaggctttgtttttcattcatCAATGCATAGATAATGCACACTTTGAGAAAATTGCTTCAGCAAAGACCTCACATGAAGCCTGGAAGATTCTTGAGAAGTGTAATGAGGGTGCCGATCAGTTGAAGAAAGTGCAATTACAAACCCTGAGACGCCAATATGAGCTGATGCAGATGAACGTGACTGAAAAGGTAGCAGAGTTTTTTAATCGTGTAATCGCCTTGACAAATTCAATGAAAGTTTCCGGTGAAACGGTTACAGATCAAATGATTGTTGAAAAGATTCTTCGCACTCTGATTCCTAAGTTTGATCATGTTGTTGTGGCGATAGAGGAATCAAAGAATCTTGCAACTCTAAAAGTAGAAGAATTGCAGGGTTCATTAGAAGCATATGAACAACGTATGCTGGAAAGGCAAAGTGACAGATCTCAGGACCAGGCTCTTCAAGCTCAAACTTGGAAGAGAGGTGGTCTTTCTGGTAAAAAAGGCAatcgaggaagaggaagatccAGAGAGTATAGAAGCAATTATGGAAGTTCTGGAAAACAATCTCAGAACAATGAGGAAAATGATCAATCTGAATCTTCTTCAAGAAGAGGAGGATCACAAAATTGGCAAGGAGGTAAGAAGAAAGTTGATTGA